The following proteins come from a genomic window of Chryseobacterium glaciei:
- a CDS encoding DNA-3-methyladenine glycosylase I produces the protein MEKIRCGWCEKDDLYRKYHDEEWGRPVYDDETIFEFLILESFQAGLSWYTILSKREAFDEFDYKKIADYSDEKVEELMQNPGIVRNRLKVLATITNAQKFQEIQEEFGSFSKYIWGFVGGRPIKNNPKTLKDVPATTEISDILSKDLKKRGFKFMGSTVVYTHMQATGMVNDHLKSCFIKR, from the coding sequence ATGGAAAAAATACGTTGTGGATGGTGCGAGAAAGACGATCTGTACAGAAAATATCACGATGAAGAATGGGGAAGACCTGTTTATGATGATGAAACGATATTTGAATTTTTAATTCTTGAAAGTTTTCAGGCCGGATTGAGCTGGTATACGATCTTAAGTAAAAGAGAAGCTTTTGATGAATTCGATTATAAAAAAATTGCAGACTATTCTGATGAAAAGGTGGAAGAATTAATGCAAAATCCTGGGATTGTAAGAAACAGGCTTAAAGTTTTAGCAACAATAACTAATGCCCAAAAATTTCAGGAGATTCAAGAAGAATTTGGAAGTTTTTCAAAATATATCTGGGGCTTTGTAGGAGGTAGGCCTATAAAAAATAATCCTAAGACCTTAAAAGATGTTCCTGCAACGACTGAAATTTCAGATATTTTATCAAAAGATCTGAAGAAAAGAGGTTTTAAATTTATGGGCTCAACAGTTGTTTATACGCACATGCAAGCGACGGGAATGGTCAATGATCAC
- a CDS encoding IS5 family transposase: MYSTDLTQTQWQFIKKALDFDDRKRKYDLIVIWNAISYLVKIGCQWRLLPHDFPKWQLVYCYYSK; encoded by the coding sequence ATGTATTCAACGGACTTAACCCAAACTCAGTGGCAATTTATAAAAAAAGCATTAGATTTTGATGACAGAAAACGAAAATATGATTTGATTGTCATTTGGAATGCTATTAGTTATTTGGTGAAAATAGGCTGCCAATGGAGACTTTTACCTCATGATTTTCCAAAATGGCAGTTGGTGTATTGCTATTATTCAAAATAG
- a CDS encoding transposase gives MVSVANVHDSKAVLLLMKTLRYLLIPLQVILADGGYRGEIIEEIKTKFGYTIQIVMRNDKKEKKFEPHS, from the coding sequence ATGGTAAGTGTAGCCAATGTTCATGACAGTAAAGCGGTATTGTTACTGATGAAAACACTGCGATATTTACTGATCCCGCTTCAGGTAATCCTAGCGGACGGAGGTTATAGAGGAGAGATTATTGAAGAAATAAAAACTAAGTTTGGTTACACCATTCAAATCGTTATGCGAAACGATAAAAAAGAAAAAAAATTTGAACCCCATTCATAA
- a CDS encoding enoyl-ACP reductase FabI: MSYGLLKGKKGIIFGALNEQSIAWKVAERCHEEGAEFILSNAPIALRMGELNGLAEKTGSEVIGADATSTEDLGKLFDAAIAKFGKIDFILHSIGMSVNVRKGKHYTEMNYDWTEKGWDISAVSFHKVMRTAWEKDCMNEWGSILALSYIAAQRTFPDYNDMSDNKAYLESIARTFGYYWGERKVRVNTVSQSPTVTTAGSGVKGFGGFLGYAEDMSPLGNASALECADYCVTLFSDLTKKVTMQNLFHDGGFSNTGVSQKVIQKYDLE, encoded by the coding sequence ATGTCATACGGTTTACTTAAAGGCAAGAAGGGAATTATTTTTGGAGCCCTTAATGAACAATCTATCGCATGGAAAGTTGCTGAAAGATGTCATGAAGAAGGTGCTGAATTTATCTTATCAAACGCTCCTATTGCGTTGAGAATGGGAGAGCTTAATGGTTTAGCAGAAAAAACAGGTTCTGAAGTTATTGGTGCAGATGCAACTTCTACAGAGGATCTTGGAAAACTTTTTGATGCTGCAATCGCAAAATTCGGTAAAATAGATTTTATCCTTCACTCTATAGGAATGTCCGTAAATGTAAGAAAAGGGAAACATTATACAGAAATGAATTACGACTGGACAGAAAAAGGTTGGGATATCTCAGCGGTTTCTTTCCACAAAGTAATGCGTACGGCATGGGAAAAAGACTGTATGAACGAATGGGGAAGTATTTTGGCGCTTTCTTATATCGCAGCTCAGAGAACATTCCCGGACTATAACGATATGTCTGACAACAAAGCGTATTTGGAAAGCATCGCAAGAACTTTCGGATACTATTGGGGTGAGAGAAAAGTACGTGTAAATACGGTTTCTCAGTCTCCTACCGTTACAACTGCAGGAAGCGGAGTAAAAGGTTTCGGAGGTTTCTTAGGATATGCTGAAGATATGTCTCCACTAGGAAATGCATCAGCTCTTGAGTGTGCAGATTACTGTGTAACTTTATTCTCTGATCTTACTAAAAAAGTAACAATGCAGAACTTATTCCACGATGGTGGTTTCAGTAATACAGGAGTTTCTCAAAAGGTTATCCAAAAATATGATCTTGAATAA
- a CDS encoding LysM peptidoglycan-binding domain-containing protein, producing MKLFLQHHIVKKGETLEQIAALYNVPTVEILKYYHYQNVPKDSNHLGHILFEGQEIFVPESHDIEQILLERKQASQNRLEHSNSLIKNSSLLPNFIGIDHSYKVKITDLNEGSTENETEFEVDIQYLGKNEQHHIFKFNKNSILINGEIPDMKAYELALDCSSVLFPVELGIDFNGKIADIHNYRVILNKWKENKQRLLQKYSDENSRQYIDKVDIRMENRELLLKNLRSELFIQFYFSPYFKTFSNGKAENTGRFSQYKILYENHYEINLDHEIHISQSSRSVDQRSQEEIIRYLENSYENSEDSELLESEISANFILDKQYKFLQKADVKIDLYLYNVQETKQIQIDRK from the coding sequence ATGAAATTATTTTTGCAGCATCATATTGTGAAAAAAGGAGAAACATTGGAACAAATCGCAGCTCTCTACAATGTTCCGACTGTGGAAATTTTGAAATACTATCATTATCAAAATGTTCCCAAAGACAGTAATCATTTAGGTCATATCCTATTTGAAGGTCAGGAAATTTTCGTACCTGAAAGTCATGATATAGAACAGATTTTATTAGAAAGAAAACAAGCTTCACAAAACAGATTAGAACACTCTAATTCATTAATAAAGAACAGTTCTTTGCTTCCTAATTTCATAGGAATTGATCATTCTTACAAGGTTAAAATTACTGATTTAAATGAAGGTAGCACGGAAAATGAAACTGAGTTTGAAGTTGATATACAATATCTTGGAAAGAATGAACAGCATCATATTTTCAAATTTAATAAAAATTCAATCTTAATTAATGGTGAAATACCGGACATGAAAGCGTACGAATTGGCTTTGGATTGTTCTTCTGTTTTATTTCCTGTAGAACTAGGGATAGATTTTAACGGAAAAATTGCAGATATTCATAACTATAGAGTGATTTTGAATAAATGGAAAGAAAATAAACAAAGACTCCTTCAAAAATATAGTGACGAAAATTCTCGCCAATATATTGATAAAGTAGATATCAGAATGGAAAACAGGGAATTATTATTGAAAAATTTGAGAAGTGAATTGTTTATACAGTTTTATTTTTCACCTTATTTTAAAACGTTCTCTAATGGAAAAGCAGAAAATACAGGAAGATTTTCACAATATAAGATTCTGTATGAAAATCATTATGAAATTAATTTAGACCATGAAATTCATATCAGTCAATCTTCCCGATCCGTTGACCAGAGAAGTCAGGAAGAAATTATTCGTTATTTAGAAAATTCTTATGAAAATTCCGAGGATTCTGAATTGCTAGAATCTGAAATATCTGCCAATTTTATTCTTGATAAACAATATAAATTTCTGCAGAAAGCTGATGTAAAAATAGATTTATATCTATATAACGTTCAAGAAACAAAACAGATACAAATAGATAGAAAATAA
- a CDS encoding DUF4280 and LysM peptidoglycan-binding domain-containing protein, which yields MIEYKVKKGDTLLSLAEKLGLPSAYSLKSFHNFKGSIERGIGNEIKAGMILTIPEPHEVETIHKNIAERQNKKAEENTQEQNQQSTENQSSGFSSEESQQSSELQKEKEQEKESKQKPAGEHEGKLFVAQKGKAICDKGTKFPQFKVSSHKKLYINDKDGAEDYLAVTENDLQFNPPAVPFGNCSVKNGQPCSFAPAGKWKKFYKDVKVLDNALLTKISELQCSVGGKIKVMDHGQKAQLSKQNFKNADAKVHSYINPLVDLEEFTDELDGENFYI from the coding sequence ATGATAGAATATAAAGTCAAAAAAGGCGACACTTTGTTGAGCCTTGCCGAAAAATTAGGTTTACCCAGCGCCTACTCCCTGAAATCATTTCACAATTTCAAAGGTTCCATTGAAAGAGGAATCGGAAACGAGATCAAAGCAGGAATGATTCTCACAATTCCCGAACCACATGAAGTGGAAACCATACATAAAAACATTGCTGAAAGGCAAAATAAAAAGGCTGAAGAGAACACTCAAGAGCAAAACCAGCAATCTACAGAAAATCAAAGCTCAGGATTTTCTTCCGAAGAATCTCAACAATCTTCCGAATTGCAAAAAGAAAAGGAACAAGAGAAAGAATCAAAACAAAAACCTGCCGGAGAACATGAAGGGAAACTTTTCGTTGCCCAAAAAGGAAAGGCCATTTGTGATAAAGGAACAAAGTTTCCACAGTTTAAGGTAAGCAGTCATAAAAAGTTATATATCAACGATAAAGATGGTGCAGAAGATTATCTTGCTGTGACAGAAAATGACCTGCAATTCAACCCTCCCGCTGTTCCTTTTGGAAACTGTTCTGTAAAAAACGGACAGCCCTGCAGTTTTGCTCCCGCCGGAAAATGGAAAAAGTTTTATAAAGACGTGAAAGTTTTGGATAACGCCTTACTCACAAAAATTTCCGAACTCCAATGTTCTGTTGGTGGAAAAATAAAAGTTATGGATCACGGACAGAAAGCCCAGCTTAGCAAACAGAATTTCAAAAATGCTGATGCGAAAGTGCATAGTTATATTAATCCTTTGGTGGATTTGGAGGAGTTTACAGATGAGTTAGACGGAGAAAATTTTTATATTTAA